The following coding sequences lie in one Candidatus Sysuiplasma acidicola genomic window:
- a CDS encoding 2-oxo acid dehydrogenase subunit E2 gives MKKEFKLPDVGEGVAEGEIRKWLVKEGESVREFQPLAEIMTDKVNVEMTSPFTGKILKLNAGEGRVVKVGEVIMEVEVEEETGAPKEKKPEPATPARASAGEAARSQSTAEHIRATPAVRKRARELGVDISTVKPADPSGRVTTEDVEAAAKKGSTGAAATTAGRVPEQHDAVERIPVQGIRRRIFERMAESKRNIPHFSYVDEVDMTSIVHARDILARKYGDRVKVTFLPFIIKATVESLKEFPYLNASYDEKTNEIVLKKHHNIGVAVATEAGLIVPNIKDADTKSIEQLAKEVEELASKARAGSLSLPEVQGGTFTITNVGPIGGLLSSPVINYPESAILAIHRVQQRPVVRNGQIIIRDMMYFTVACDHRIVDGAVAARFGNRLIEYLEHPFLMKLEF, from the coding sequence TTGAAGAAAGAATTTAAACTGCCAGATGTCGGCGAAGGTGTAGCAGAGGGAGAGATAAGAAAGTGGCTTGTGAAGGAGGGAGAGAGCGTCAGGGAATTCCAGCCGCTCGCCGAAATAATGACCGACAAAGTGAATGTCGAAATGACTTCGCCGTTCACCGGCAAGATACTGAAGCTGAATGCCGGGGAAGGACGAGTCGTCAAAGTTGGCGAAGTGATAATGGAGGTTGAGGTCGAAGAGGAAACCGGTGCGCCGAAGGAGAAGAAACCGGAGCCTGCCACACCTGCACGCGCGTCAGCCGGAGAGGCGGCCCGTTCACAGAGTACAGCGGAACACATCCGGGCGACGCCGGCTGTCAGGAAGAGGGCGAGGGAACTTGGCGTCGACATTTCAACGGTTAAACCTGCAGATCCTTCAGGCAGGGTCACCACCGAGGACGTGGAGGCTGCGGCAAAGAAAGGCAGCACAGGCGCAGCAGCGACAACCGCCGGCCGCGTACCAGAACAACATGATGCGGTCGAGCGCATACCCGTTCAAGGCATAAGACGCAGGATCTTCGAAAGAATGGCCGAATCGAAGAGAAACATACCGCACTTCAGCTATGTTGACGAAGTGGACATGACCAGCATAGTCCATGCGAGGGACATACTGGCAAGAAAGTATGGGGATCGTGTCAAGGTCACCTTTCTGCCGTTCATAATAAAGGCGACAGTGGAATCGCTGAAGGAGTTCCCGTATCTCAATGCATCATACGACGAGAAGACAAACGAGATTGTGCTTAAGAAGCATCACAACATAGGAGTTGCTGTTGCGACAGAAGCCGGGCTCATCGTTCCAAACATAAAAGATGCGGACACCAAGAGCATTGAACAGCTGGCTAAAGAGGTGGAGGAACTCGCATCGAAGGCAAGGGCAGGGAGTCTGTCTCTTCCTGAGGTGCAGGGAGGCACGTTTACCATTACCAATGTCGGCCCCATAGGCGGATTGCTCTCGTCCCCGGTGATAAACTACCCGGAAAGCGCAATACTCGCCATACACAGGGTCCAGCAGCGGCCGGTGGTCCGCAATGGGCAGATCATAATCAGGGATATGATGTACTTCACCGTTGCCTGCGATCACAGAATAGTTGACGGGGCGGTGGCCGCACGGTTCGGTAACAGGCTGATAGAGTACCTTGAGCATCCGTTCCTGATGAAGCTGGAATTCTGA
- a CDS encoding alpha-ketoacid dehydrogenase subunit beta, whose protein sequence is MVVETLLQAVTDALRTEMEADDRVVLLGEDVGRDGGVFRATEGLIDAFGAGRVMDAPLNEAGIIGVATGMAMYGMRPVAEIQFMDFIYPGFDQIVSEASKIRYRSGGTYSVPMVIRTPYGGGIKGGIYHSQSTEAYFTHTPGVKVVSPSTPYDAKGLLISSMRDPDVVLFLEPKRIYRSFKEEVPEGHYTVPLGKAKTVREGKDVTLVSYGASVHTCIRAAEEASKEGISAEVVDLRTLVPVDIEALLASVNKTGRLIVVNEANKTGSFAGEISALVAERAIDILRAPIYRVSGFDVPFSYTWENVFMPDAARVLEYIRKSVNY, encoded by the coding sequence ATGGTCGTTGAAACGCTGCTTCAGGCAGTCACCGATGCCTTGCGCACGGAGATGGAAGCCGATGACAGGGTTGTCCTGTTAGGAGAGGATGTCGGAAGAGACGGCGGCGTCTTCAGGGCAACAGAGGGACTCATAGACGCATTCGGAGCAGGGAGGGTCATGGACGCGCCGCTAAATGAGGCTGGGATAATCGGCGTGGCCACGGGTATGGCGATGTACGGAATGAGACCCGTTGCGGAAATACAGTTCATGGATTTTATATATCCCGGTTTTGACCAGATTGTAAGCGAAGCCTCGAAAATCAGGTACAGATCAGGAGGGACATATTCCGTGCCGATGGTCATCAGGACACCTTACGGCGGAGGCATCAAGGGCGGTATATACCATTCACAGAGCACCGAGGCGTATTTCACCCATACACCTGGTGTGAAAGTGGTTTCGCCGTCGACGCCGTATGATGCGAAGGGTCTGCTCATCTCATCGATGAGGGATCCGGACGTCGTCCTCTTTCTGGAACCGAAGCGTATATACAGGTCGTTCAAGGAGGAAGTGCCTGAAGGGCATTACACTGTGCCCCTCGGAAAAGCAAAGACGGTGAGGGAAGGAAAGGATGTAACACTCGTGTCGTACGGCGCATCCGTTCACACATGCATCCGGGCCGCAGAAGAGGCTTCGAAAGAGGGTATTTCCGCCGAGGTCGTGGACCTGAGAACGCTCGTTCCAGTCGATATTGAGGCGCTGCTTGCATCCGTGAACAAAACGGGAAGGCTGATTGTCGTGAATGAGGCGAACAAGACCGGAAGTTTTGCAGGAGAGATTTCCGCACTCGTTGCGGAAAGAGCCATAGACATCCTGCGTGCTCCGATTTACAGGGTTTCGGGTTTCGACGTACCATTCAGTTATACATGGGAAAACGTCTTTATGCCGGATGCGGCGAGAGTGCTTGAATACATCAGAAAGTCAGTCAACTACTGA
- the lpdA gene encoding dihydrolipoyl dehydrogenase, translating to MDRYDVVVIGGGPAGYPCAIRLAQLGRKVLLVEKESIGGECLNFGCIPSKTIIQAADTISRFKALGESGIVDAGKADVNMAKMQQYKEAVVAKLTKGVSALLRSNGVQTMHGKAKLAGRGEIDVEGHGKIACANAVIATGTVFSELPSLPFDHKTVIDARDFLSLDKVPEKLLVVGGGYIGLELGVAAAKMGSRVSIVEVMQQIMPGTDQEVLRVVMKSLERLVISVFTGSTVESLGRKKEGAVASVRKHDGSLVDIATDVVLVSVGKRSATGTLGLEHANVATDAKGFITVDDRCRTSSDWVYAAGDVTGPPFLAHRATAMGHVAAEAICGLPSAMDQKVMPVAVFTDPEISAAGMSQEQAVAAGIKTKTVKFPYAASGRALSLGDTEGFVRLVIDEEYDTVIGAQIVGREASELISEIALAIEMGATAEDIALTVHPHPTLPEMIMEAAEVAEKKPTHIFIK from the coding sequence ATGGACAGATATGATGTTGTTGTGATTGGGGGTGGCCCTGCAGGTTATCCGTGCGCCATACGGCTTGCGCAGCTCGGCAGGAAGGTTCTGCTAGTCGAAAAGGAGAGCATAGGCGGCGAGTGCCTCAACTTCGGATGCATTCCCTCCAAGACAATAATACAGGCGGCGGACACGATAAGCAGATTCAAAGCGCTTGGTGAGAGCGGCATTGTGGACGCGGGCAAGGCGGACGTGAATATGGCAAAAATGCAGCAGTACAAGGAAGCAGTTGTGGCGAAGCTCACAAAGGGGGTGTCCGCACTCCTCCGATCGAACGGCGTTCAGACTATGCACGGAAAAGCGAAACTGGCTGGAAGAGGCGAAATCGATGTGGAGGGACACGGAAAGATAGCGTGTGCCAACGCCGTTATCGCCACCGGAACGGTGTTCAGCGAACTGCCTTCTCTCCCATTCGATCACAAGACAGTCATCGACGCCAGGGATTTCCTGTCGCTCGACAAGGTTCCGGAAAAACTGCTTGTCGTAGGCGGCGGCTATATAGGACTGGAACTCGGCGTCGCGGCCGCGAAAATGGGGAGCAGGGTCAGCATCGTCGAAGTCATGCAGCAGATAATGCCGGGCACCGATCAGGAAGTGCTCCGTGTTGTCATGAAGAGTCTTGAAAGACTGGTAATATCCGTGTTCACCGGCTCGACAGTGGAATCGCTCGGCAGGAAGAAAGAAGGCGCGGTCGCCTCCGTCAGGAAGCATGACGGCAGTCTTGTCGACATCGCAACAGATGTCGTCCTGGTCAGCGTGGGCAAACGCTCCGCGACAGGCACGCTCGGGCTCGAACATGCGAACGTCGCGACAGACGCAAAGGGATTCATTACAGTGGATGATCGGTGCAGGACAAGCTCTGACTGGGTCTATGCGGCGGGCGATGTCACCGGACCGCCGTTCCTTGCACACAGGGCAACAGCAATGGGGCATGTCGCTGCCGAAGCAATATGCGGCCTGCCGTCCGCGATGGATCAGAAGGTCATGCCTGTAGCCGTCTTCACCGATCCGGAGATATCGGCGGCAGGCATGTCTCAGGAACAGGCCGTTGCGGCAGGCATAAAGACAAAGACGGTAAAGTTTCCCTATGCGGCCTCGGGAAGAGCGCTTTCCCTCGGGGATACAGAGGGGTTCGTCAGACTCGTGATCGATGAAGAATACGATACAGTCATTGGTGCGCAGATTGTCGGGCGTGAGGCATCGGAGCTGATAAGCGAAATTGCGCTTGCAATAGAGATGGGAGCAACCGCGGAAGACATAGCGCTGACAGTGCATCCGCACCCGACGCTTCCGGAGATGATCATGGAAGCGGCCGAAGTTGCCGAAAAAAAACCGACACATATTTTCATTAAATGA
- the lipB gene encoding lipoyl(octanoyl) transferase LipB, whose product MQSEYAVDSEKFRRKCNVLNIGLTDYAYALNLQRRLLVLRQNSSIYDTLVVTEHMPVITFGRGYRDELPELNVPVFSIERGGEGTYHGPGQLVAYPIINLTENGIGVRRLVQGMLRAGVAALSATGIDAEARLDPVGIWIGDRKIASLGIAVKRWVSFHGLAINLNNDLDGFALINPCGMSASTITSAKKVLGHSVDFTLVQQALIDAFMKEFDLQPSPGSLSDLPAE is encoded by the coding sequence ATGCAGAGCGAATATGCCGTGGACAGTGAAAAATTCCGCAGGAAGTGCAATGTTCTCAATATCGGCCTCACAGATTACGCATACGCGCTGAATCTGCAGCGCCGACTACTAGTCCTGAGGCAGAATTCTTCCATATACGATACGCTGGTTGTCACGGAACACATGCCGGTAATCACGTTCGGTAGAGGATACAGGGATGAGCTGCCGGAACTCAACGTGCCGGTTTTCTCGATTGAGAGGGGAGGGGAGGGCACCTACCATGGCCCCGGTCAGCTGGTCGCATACCCGATAATCAACCTCACGGAAAACGGCATCGGAGTCAGAAGGCTTGTTCAGGGAATGCTACGCGCTGGCGTTGCGGCGCTGAGTGCTACGGGTATTGATGCAGAGGCGAGACTCGATCCGGTGGGCATCTGGATCGGCGACAGGAAAATAGCATCGCTCGGCATCGCTGTGAAACGATGGGTTTCCTTTCACGGGCTGGCGATTAACCTGAACAACGATCTCGATGGTTTTGCGCTCATCAATCCATGCGGCATGAGCGCATCGACGATCACATCTGCAAAGAAAGTCCTCGGCCACAGCGTAGATTTCACTTTAGTACAGCAGGCGCTCATTGATGCATTCATGAAAGAATTTGATCTTCAGCCTTCTCCGGGAAGTCTGAGCGATCTGCCTGCAGAATGA
- a CDS encoding pyruvoyl-dependent arginine decarboxylase codes for MFPVPTKFFVTSGKAVSKVSDLNAFDQALILAGIGEQNLVSVSSVLPVGIRKIPKRDLPRGMVTHCVLAQMRGGEGETISAGVAYGFRADGQGGYVAEGHMHGTKKNMTQILEWKMDEMAKLRRIRFKKITYVAEELDIPLDHYGACLASVVFTFDD; via the coding sequence ATGTTTCCAGTTCCAACAAAATTTTTCGTGACCTCCGGCAAGGCAGTCAGCAAAGTTTCAGATCTGAATGCATTTGATCAGGCGCTGATCCTTGCAGGGATAGGAGAACAGAATCTCGTCTCTGTGTCCTCGGTGCTCCCGGTTGGCATCAGAAAAATACCAAAGAGGGATCTGCCAAGAGGTATGGTAACACACTGCGTTCTTGCCCAGATGCGCGGGGGCGAAGGCGAGACAATATCCGCGGGTGTCGCTTACGGCTTCAGGGCTGACGGACAGGGCGGTTATGTCGCGGAAGGACACATGCATGGCACGAAGAAGAATATGACACAGATACTCGAATGGAAAATGGACGAGATGGCCAAGCTGAGGCGCATAAGATTCAAGAAGATAACGTATGTTGCCGAAGAGCTGGATATACCGCTTGACCACTACGGCGCATGCCTTGCGTCCGTCGTATTCACATTTGACGACTGA